CGGTCTCAATTAGCCTGGACATTGCAAACCAGCACTCAGATGGACATCCTGACATCAGTATAGCGAAGTCCAGTCGTAACATCGGCACTTGTGGTACGGGCGCGACCCAGCAGTCGATTTAGAACCGGCGGCACACCCCGATCCCAGGTATTTAGACATCACCATCTCGGATGTATCGTGCGTTCTGGAGGCCCTGTATCTACGTCCCTTCATTCATTGCTACACTATATTCGAAGCTCTGTGGTTTCATTGTCCGGCTTATAGCAGaaccccctccgccgccacctgcacctgcacctACACCTGCACCCCTACCCCCAGCTAAAATGGCTGACCCTGTCAGGTAGGTCTATCGATGTAGAGACACTAAACCAACGTCTGGACACTTATAATGAGAAATAGTACCGTGGACCAACCGGATGAGGAAAACGAGGCCCAGCCTGATACTGGAGCCGATGGCCCCAAAAAGGATACAGGAAAGGGATCTAAACCCTTGGTCGAAGATGAGCCTCCCCCTAGTGGTCCTTGGGGAAACAGATGTGTGACGACTCGGCGGGCTGGAATGAAGAGGCCACCAGAGGGGGACTCAAGTCTGAATGTCCGGATCAATATGGATCTCAGAGCGGATGTTGCGTTGGAACTCCATGCTGTGCTTCAAGGTGATATTACTATCGGTTTATTCTAGTGTAGCCAGACTTTTACCACCGTATTCCTCGgtatgataataataaactggTGATATAATTGCTCAAAACAGGCTCGGCAAAAGAAGGCCCTCGTCCATCTCCTGTAGAAACTGAGCTGGGAGCATGATATCCTCGATGCCATTATCCCAGTTCATGACCAATGGGTCAAGGGCGTTGACGAATGCACTATGGTAAGCATCTACTCCGGGTGGCTGTCCTTGACTCTGGTCATCCCACACCATGCCATTAAGGTCATTCTGTTCAGTTCTGTTCTCTGTCGCCGAAGCACGCACCGTCTGACTCTGCGCTTGCTTCAGTCCTGTCAGTGCAATCTCGTAGTCCCTTGCTGATGGATGAGCCTCCACCATCCGTTGTAAGGTTTCGATGCAGTTTCCCCAAGCATATTCTCTGCGTGCCCTGTCTATTCCATCAAGGGGCCCGTCGCTGCAATTGGCGAGAAGCAGTATGATCCCGGCACTGACCAAATCTACACAGGTTAGCTATCACTGTTCATGATGTATACAATAAGGGGGAGTAATACAGAATATCCCATACCACCAAGCCCCTGACGCATCCTGTGTAGTCGCCCTGGACAGCGATTCTATCAAGTCGCAAGCCGCCTCGACGCAGCCCGCGGCACAGTTGGCTCGGCATAGCATGGACCATCTCTGCGCGCCTGGCTTTGCATTCCCTGCACCTGGACTGCTTGTCGATGCACAGTACTCGCTAAACGCAGGTCGGTATAACAATAGTCGCAGATGCAGGAATCTATATCTGTGAGCGATGCAACATGCAACCGGGAGCACCGCACGACCTACCTAGCATGGAGGACATTGGATAGCCTCGTGCAAACTGGGTCGCTACCCAATTCGTCTTGGGTTTGGATGGGTGAGCGCCATTGTAAAGCCGGGTGAAGCGACTCCTCGAATTCATCGAGTGCCCGGTCAACCTCTAGCACAGCCTGAAAATCCACCTCCGCCCTCCTGGATGTCTCCCCTGACTGGGCACTATGATAGACTGTTGACAGGGTCTTCCCCAAGATCCCAATCAGCCTCGTATTCTCATACATGAACTGGTTCCCTGATATCGTGCCCGGCGGCTGCTCGACCGGTCCTTCCGCATCTACAGCTAAGTATCTGTCGTCGATCGGAGACGGTAGAGGAACGTTGTAAGGGACAGGGGTCATCGCAGGCCGTCCCATGGTCATACTGACGATACTTGAAGCCAGTGTAAGCAGAGGCCGACAATAAAGAAAACAATATAGACCTACATATCCATATGGACACAAGCGCACCACGCCCTCCAGcgcatctccctctccagtCTCGTCATATCGTTACGATTCCGGCGGAGATGCAGCCCAAGCCCGATCGACATGCGGTACGCCATTCCGACAATATTCCAGCATCGCTTTGGGTAGGCAGTACACTGCAGATACATAGCAACTAGCAGGAGAGCCTGGACATGGGCGAGACTCCCGCTGTCAAAGATATCGATACTGATCAACCCCTTCATGCGTTCGTAAAACATCCGCGAGGTTGCTCGCTTCTCCTGCGACGGCATATTAGAAAACTCGCATGCGATCGCGAACATGGCATTCAGTGCGCAGTAGAACATTGTTGGCGGGCAGTCTCTCCCGCCTATCCCAACATCGGGGAGGAAGTCGTCCAGCGGTTCACCCTGGTTGGTTTGGCTCTTCCAGATAAGTTCATAGGACGCAAGGAAGGACTCCTTGTGGATCCAGGGATAGAACAAATGCGAGGTCGTAAAGAAGGTGTTGAGCAGCCAGTTCGCTGTCTTCCGCGGGGGGAGAGAGTAGTCGTCGGAAAGCAAAGACGACGGACCAGGTCCGCTGCACGAGATACTACATGCGTTAGTCGAGGCCGCAGTGCGTGGTCTGTCGTCAGATTGTCTCAGTTGAGGCCATTGGCGTCCAGGAGTGGCGTGGGCGCATTCTTGGACGAGCGAAACCAGGGAGCTCTGGCCGTAGTACTGGTCTCTGATGTCTGCATCTCGGATCTCAGTCACCGCAGCGCCCATGGCACTGATTGATCCAGATAGCGGCGGTGTCTGAGGCGATGGGTAGTGTTCACAGTGCTCCTGATGCCGGGAGGCAGGTAGAGCCGGGTCCCCTCTGGCAGCTGCAGTCGGGCCTGGCACCAGAGGTTGGTATGGATGTATATCGCTCGCAGGTGCTGAGCCTTGTGCTGAGCCTTCGAGTTTCTCTCCCGGCTATTTCATTTTTAATTTAGCTATTTTTTGGAGGTGATTATTgtttacttatatatatatatatgaaatATTATTTGTGTATATAATtgaattatttctttctaaTATAAAcagttaataatatttatatataataaattaatttgaaataaaataaatcgTAAAACTTGGCCGTCTCGGTGATCACCATGTACTCGCAGAGCTCCTGGACAGTGCCTCGTCGATGGCACGCACCGCATACTGGACGATTCCCATCGCATCGCACTTTGCGCTCTCGACAGGACCTGCAGGCCAGCGGGGCTCTCCTCCGCTTGGGCGAGCGAGGGTTATCGGCCTGTCCGCGTTTTAGTATTGGAAAAAGCTCCGCAGCGACCAACATACACTACTGGGGGTGCGTGGCATGGTTCTCCTACGAGCAGAGTGCGGGGTGGGAAACACCCGGGGTGGGACAGTGGGAAGGGATATAATCATATATTTGGTGCTGGGCAGTTCCCGATCCAAATGCCGACTCGGCAATTATCCGGACTATTTATGGCTGGCAGGATTATGCAGATCGAATATCTTTCCCGGGTTCATCAGCCAGTGTGGATCCAGCGCTGTCTTGACCGTCTTCATGACCTGCAGCGAGCCCTCGCCCACTTCGTCTACCATGAACTCCTTCTTTCCCAGCCCAACGCCGTGTTCGCCCTATACCCATTAGCCACGGCACCACGATGTAGAGGGAGGGGGGCGAACTGTGCATGTCCCTTCCATCTCCAATGCTCGTCGGACCATGTCGTGCACGCACTTGCTCACTAGCCCGCGCTCTCTGTCTCCATCAAACAGGATTGTCTCGTGGAAGTTGCCGTCGCCAATGTGGCCCAGCATACTGCCAAACAGCCCTAAGTCGTCCAGGTCGCGCTTCGAAATTTCtgcatcaccatcaacaccgaccTTGTTTCAGTGGGAAATAGTCACATACCAACCAGTTCTGGCACCCTGGACAAGGGCACTGCAACGTCTGTCGACCAGACTTCGCTCCCGGTCTCCCTCATGCACATCATACTCCAGAGAGCCTGCTTTCTTGCAGACCAGAGTGCCTCCTGCTTTGCCTTGTCCTGCTCAACCTCAAAGTTACTACCACCATTGTGCAGTACAATCGCACGCACCCCGTCGATGTTATCCTGGACACTCAACCCGCTCCCGCTGAATTTGAAAAACAGCGTGGGCGCTGCTTTCCACTGCCGACCAGTTCCTCCCATTTGGTTCACCACGTCCATCTGAACGTCGTCCAGGATCTCCACTGCCCCGACCGGTATCCCTGCGTGGACTACTTGAATCGCTGCGGTGGCGGCATCCCTCATCGTCGAGAATGTCGTTACGGCAACCCCTGTTTGCTCTGGGATTGTGGCGAGTTTCAGGGTTGCTTCAGTCACAAATCCGAGGGTCCCTTCTGATCCGGTGAACAGGCCATTCAGGTTGTAGCCAGCTGAAGACTTGCTGCGCGTAGTCAGTCAGACACTGCCTGGCACCCAGCTGAATGCACTTACCGCGGTCGTTTCCTCGTCTTGATGATGCGCCCGTCTGCCAGGACCACCGTCAGGTTGACGATCC
This genomic interval from Aspergillus puulaauensis MK2 DNA, chromosome 7, nearly complete sequence contains the following:
- a CDS encoding fungal specific transcription factor domain-containing protein (COG:S;~EggNog:ENOG410PUI6;~InterPro:IPR007219;~PFAM:PF04082;~TransMembrane:1 (o459-479i);~go_function: GO:0003677 - DNA binding [Evidence IEA];~go_function: GO:0008270 - zinc ion binding [Evidence IEA];~go_process: GO:0006351 - transcription, DNA-templated [Evidence IEA]), translating into MGAAVTEIRDADIRDQYYGQSSLVSLVQECAHATPGRQWPQLRQSDDRPRTAASTNACSISCSGPGPSSLLSDDYSLPPRKTANWLLNTFFTTSHLFYPWIHKESFLASYELIWKSQTNQGEPLDDFLPDVGIGGRDCPPTMFYCALNAMFAIACEFSNMPSQEKRATSRMFYERMKGLISIDIFDSGSLAHVQALLLVAMYLQCTAYPKRCWNIVGMAYRMSIGLGLHLRRNRNDMTRLEREMRWRAWCACVHMDIIVSMTMGRPAMTPVPYNVPLPSPIDDRYLAVDAEGPVEQPPGTISGNQFMYENTRLIGILGKTLSTVYHSAQSGETSRRAEVDFQAVLEVDRALDEFEESLHPALQWRSPIQTQDELGSDPVCTRLSNVLHARFLHLRLLLYRPAFSEYCASTSSPGAGNAKPGAQRWSMLCRANCAAGCVEAACDLIESLSRATTQDASGAWWYGIFYLVSAGIILLLANCSDGPLDGIDRARREYAWGNCIETLQRMVEAHPSARDYEIALTGLKQAQSQTVRASATENRTEQNDLNGMVWDDQSQGQPPGVDAYHSAFVNALDPLVMNWDNGIEDIMLPAQFLQEMDEGLLLPSLF
- a CDS encoding uncharacterized protein (COG:C;~EggNog:ENOG410PGHW;~InterPro:IPR016171,IPR006094,IPR036318,IPR004113, IPR016164,IPR016166;~PFAM:PF02913,PF01565;~go_function: GO:0003824 - catalytic activity [Evidence IEA];~go_function: GO:0016491 - oxidoreductase activity [Evidence IEA];~go_function: GO:0050660 - flavin adenine dinucleotide binding [Evidence IEA];~go_function: GO:0071949 - FAD binding [Evidence IEA];~go_process: GO:0055114 - oxidation-reduction process [Evidence IEA]) gives rise to the protein MDIAVQPSVSWMEMNASIEDSGLFFPVDPGPPAKVGGMIATNCSGTNAVRYGTMKDWIVNLTVVLADGRIIKTRKRPRKSSAGYNLNGLFTGSEGTLGFVTEATLKLATIPEQTGVAVTTFSTMRDAATAAIQVVHAGIPVGAVEILDDVQMDVVNQMGGTGRQWKAAPTLFFKFSGSGLSVQDNIDGVRAIVLHNGGSNFEVEQDKAKQEALWSARKQALWSMMCMRETGSEVWSTDVAVPLSRVPELVEISKRDLDDLGLFGSMLGHIGDGNFHETILFDGDRERGLVSKCVHDMVRRALEMEGTCTGEHGVGLGKKEFMVDEVGEGSLQVMKTVKTALDPHWLMNPGKIFDLHNPASHK